The DNA sequence CAGATTCGCGGTCGGGTCGCTCGCCGATACAGGTCGCGCTGTGTCCGTGAGCCAACCGATGAGGATCAGAGAGAGAATTCTCCGAAAATGTTTCGCGCATTGAACCCCTGAACCCACCCCCTGCCCCTCCCAGGAGGAAAGCTTGGTTGAAAGCGCCAGTTGCAGGTTCCCCTCCTGGGAGGGGTGAAGGGGTGGGTTCGGGGGGAGGAACATAACGGTTTTCATAAACAAAGGCGGTCATGCGCTGGCGTTGTGGTCAAGCATGGGGTCAAGTCTTTCTACCAGGGCACAAACCCGCCTCCTCCACCTTGATCTCGGTCAAAGCATCCCGCCGTAGCGCAATTCGTCGAGGCTGGGAGCAATTCATCCGGCGGATGATCAAAAGCGGCCGATATACTGATCAGACCGTGGGATAGAATCCATAATGACGGCCTTTCCGAGAGGCATCCGCACTTCCGGTCGGCGGGTCGCCGACCGGGGCGGGCGAGTCGGCCGCGCTACCCAATTTCGGACACGCTCTCGGGAGTTCTGGACTTTCGATCCGGCCTGATTCTAATTGCGGAAGATCGCGTCATGAAACCTGGGCTTCCCTCGTTTGTCGCCAGTGCCGGTTTCTTTCTGACCTTGATGGCCAGTGTGCGCGGCGATGAGCCGAAGGTCCTGGCGCAACTCGTCCGATCCAAGGCGAATTATTCCACCGCTGAAGCGTGGTCCACGCGCCGCGCGGAATTGCGGGAGGAATTCTTGAAAGGCGCCAGGCTCTGGCCCTTGCCGGAACGTCCACCGCTCAAACCCATCATTCACAGCCGGCGCGAGCATGACGGTTACTCGGTGGAGAATGTCGCTCTCGAAACCATGCCGGGATTCTATTGCACGGGGAATTTGTACCGTCCCCTTCAGCGGCGGCGGCCCGGTCCTGCGATCCTCTGTCCGCACGGCCACTTCAAGCCGCTGGGACGCATGCGCGATGAGCAGCAGATTCGTTGCGCCCAGTTCTCGCGCATGGGCGCGACCGTGTTCTCCTATAGCATGGTCGGCTGGCAAGACTCGCTCCAGACCACGCACGACGACCCGCTCGTCCTGGCGCTGCAAACCTGGAATAGCCTGCGTGCGGTGGACTTCGTGGCTTCGCTCGAAGGCGTCGATCCGGATCGGATCGGCGTCACGGGGGCTTCCGGCGGCGGGACGCAAACCTTTTTCCTGGCGCTGCTGGATGACCGAGTCAAAGTCTCCGCGCCGGTTGTAATCGTCTATCCCTGGGCGGCCCCAGAGGGATGCCGGTGCGAAGGAGGCATGCCGGTCATGCAGGCCGCCGAGAGCAACGCCATCGAATTATGCGCGGCGGTTTCGCCGCGGGCGCAATTGATCGTTTCAGTCGGGCAGGACCAGACGAAAAGTTTTCCCGACGTGGGTTTTCCTTTTGTCCGGCGGATGTACGAGCTCGCCGGCGCGCGCGATCAAGTCGAGAACGCGCACTATGCGGAGGAAGGCCATGACTTCGGGCGGTCCAAACGCCAGGCCGTGTACCAGTTTTTCGCGAAACATCTGGGCTTGGATCCCATCCCGGAGGAACTTTCCAAAATCACCCTCGAATCCCCGGCGCAACTCGAAGCGGTCAACCTTCAGCATCCGCTGCCCGGCCATGCGGTGCGCGGTGCCGAGGCCGTAGCTGGGGCGTTTGAGCGGTTGCGAACCGGCGCGTGGCCGCAATATCAGGGACGCGCTGGAACGCGTCCTTACCAGTCCATGATCGGCGCGCAGTCTTCGCACCCGCTGGAAGGTCCGCTCGCGGAGTATTCATTCAAGGCATCCACGACGAATGACGAAGCTTTGATCTTCACACCGCCCGGCTTTGCCAAGGTGGGCGTTCCCGCGGCAGCGCCCGAGGCGAGCGCCGCGCATCTTCAAATCGCCGTTCGCCACGCGCAGACGAGGCAACCGCTGTTTTGCCGCGTGAATGTGGTTGGTCCGGACGGCAATTTCTACGAACCCAAAGACGGCCCGCTCAAAATCCACAGCTTGACCGGTCAGTGGCCGAATTGGCCAAAAGGCTGGGGTAACCGCCCGGACAAGGCGCCGGTTCGTTATTTTGGGCGTTTCTTTTATTGTTCGGGTGAAGCTCGCGTCGATGTTCCGCCAGGTTCGATTCGAGTCGAAGTCTGGAAGGGATTCGAGTATCGACCGGAGACGCGCACGGTCCAGGTTTCTCCAGGCGAAACCGGGCGTGTCGAAGTTGCGCTGACTCATGCCGTCCCCTTGCCGGAATTGGGCTATCACTCTGGCGATCCGCATATTCATATTCCGCGAGCGAGCGAGGCAGACGACCAGAAAATCCTCGATCTGCTCGAAGCCGAGGACATCCATTTCGGAACCATCCTGGCGTACAACGAACCGGCGGGGCCGTACGCCGGTTTGATGGATAAAATGGCCTCGCCGCAGCAGCGCGGCCTCGGGCGCCGGTCAATCATGAGCCGTGGTTCCTACAGCATCGTGTCCGGTCAGGAATACCGCAGTTCAACCTACGGCCACATGAATCTCTTCTTGCGGGACGATCTGGTGTTGGCGGGCCAGACGGTGAACGCAAACGACTGGCCGTTGTACGGGGATCTGGCGCGGCAAGCGCGAGAAAAGGGCGGCGTGGCTTTCCACGCGCATGGCGGCTACGCGCAAGCGGTCTATGCGGACGTTGTCCAGGGGAACATCGACGCCGTCGAGTTGCTCCAATTCGGCGTCTATCGCGGCATCGGATTGATTGACTGGTATCGGATGCTCAATTGCGGTTTTCGGATTCCGATTGTCGGCGCTTCGGACTACCCGGCTTGCCGCAAACTCGGCGATTGTCTCACTTACGCTTACTCTCCAAGCCAGCCCAACCTGGAGACCTGGTTGCGCGCAGCCGCCGCGGGCGACAGTTTCGTCACGACCGGACCGCTTCTCTTGCTCGAAGTGGATGGGCAAAAGCCGGGCAGCCGAATCAACAAAGCTGGCGCCGGACCGCATCGAGTTCACGCCAGGATCCGCGTGCGCAGCGAAGTCGCCCCGGTGACGCACCTTCAACTCATAGCGAATGGCCGCGTGCTGAAGGAACGGTTGGTGCCCGCCAGCGAAGGGCAAGGACGCTGGATCGAACTTGAACACGAACTCGAAGTGGATCGTTCCGCGTGGATCGCCGCCCGCGCCTTTTCGTTGTCGCGCCTCGGCACGCCGGACGCCGAATCGCACTCCAATCCGGTCTATGTCTATCTCAACGGCAAGGCGCCTTACGAAGCGGCGTCGCTGGACGCGTTCGTCGAGCAGATCGACAAGCAAATCGCGGCCCACAAAGCGCGGAAGTTCAAGGAGCAGGCGCGGGTCCTGGATTACTTTGAGCGCTCGCGGGATATTCTCATGAAAATTCGCGAAGCCCGAGGCGCGCTCTCCGAAGGCCATCCCTCGGACCTGGCGCGCGACTTGCCCGCGATCGACGACGCCGGACTTCGCACGCACAGCGAGGAGGAGTTGCGCGCGTTTCTCAAGCCGGTCCCGCCCAAGCCGATCGAGGAAGCGCTCCAGGCGTTCGAAACGGTCGGCGGCTTTCGCATGGAACTGGTCGCGAGCGAGCCGCTCGTTTATGACCCGATCGCGGCGGCTTTCGACGAAGATGGCAACCTCTACGTGTGTGAGATGCGGGATTATCCGTACAAGCCCAGGCCCGGCCAACCACCGCTTGGCACAGTGCGGCTTTTGAAGGACACCGATGGCGATGGGAGATTCGACGAAGCGCACGTGTTCGCCGATCAGCTTTTGTGGCCAGGCGGCGTGGCGCCATGGAAAGGCGGCGTGTTCGTCGCCGCGCCCCCGGACATTTGGTACTTCAAGGACACCGACGGCGACAACCGAGCTGACGTGCGGCGAAAAGTTTTCACCGGCTTCGGCACGCAGAATCAGCAAAACATGCTGAACAATTTGATCCTGGGACTCGACCACAAGATCTATGGAGCGACCGCCGGCAACGGTGGCATTATCCGACCGGGAGATCGGCCTTCCGCGGAAGCGATTTCAATCAATGGCCAGGATTTCCGGTTCGATCCCGTGACCGAGCAGTTTGAGCCGATCAGCGGCGTGGTGCAGTTCGGCAACACGTTCGACGATTGGGGGAATCGATTCTTGTGCAGCGAATCACAGCCGTTGCTCCACGAAGTTCTCCCGCGGCATTACCTCGCCCGGAATCCGTACCTGCCGGTCCCGAACGCCATTCATAATCTCGCGCCTGCGCCCGTGCCGATCTTTCGCATCAGCCCGATCGAGCGGTGGCGCCAGATTCGTTCGAGCCGGCGCATCGCGCACGGAGCGCGTCCGCCAACCGTTGCGGGAGCGAGCCACCACGTAGTAGATGCGGCGGCAGGCGTCACTATTTACCGTGGTGGGGCGTATGGAGCGGAATACTACGGCAACGCATTTGTCGGGGACGCGCAGAATAATCTGATCCACCGCCGCCGGCTCAAGCCGGACGGTGCAACGTTCACGTCTGAACGCGCCGACTCCAAGACCGAGTTCGTCCGTTCATCCGACACCTGGTTCAGGCCGGTCAATTTTGTGAACGCGCCCGACGGCACGCTTTACGTGCTCGACATGAGCCGGGAAATTCTGGAAGCGATCCACATTCCGCTCGATGTGGTGAAGCACCTGGATTTGCGGAGCGGGCGCGACCACGGACGCATCTATCGCCTGGCTCCGCCGAATTTCCGGTATCCGGGTTCGCCTCGTTTAAGCCGGGCGAGCACACCTGACCTGGTGGCTGCGCTGGAGAGTCCGCACGGCTGGTGGCGGGACACCGCGCACCGGCTCATCTACGAACGCCAGGATCAAACCGCGATTGAGCCCCTGCGCCGCGTGTTGCGGAAAAGCTCCAGCCCGCAGGCGCGCGTTCATGCGCTCTGGTCTTTGCGCGGACTCAACGCGCTCGGCGAGGAAGACATTCTGATTGGATTGGCCGATGAATCTCCCCGCGTTCGCGAGCACACGATTCGACTGGGCGAATCAAGGTTGGCGCAAAGCTCTGCCTTGCTGGACAAGATACTCGCCCTGGCCAACGATCCCGACGCGCGGGTTCGCTTCCAGCTCGCGTTTTCCTTGGGCCAAACCAGCGACCCAAGAGACCGGAGCGCACTCGCTGAAATCGCGCGATCCTCCGCGAACGATCGGTGGATTCGCACCGCCTTGCTCAGTTCCGTCAAAGATGCCGCCGACCAACTGCTGGTTCCCTTGCTCGACGACAAGAGCGTCATGAACGCTCCAGGCGGCCAGGAGTTCCTGGAGCAACTCGCCCTGGTTGCAGGCGCTCGCAGAGAAACCAACTCGGTTGCGCGCGTGCTCGAACGCGCCGCCAGCCTCACTCAGGATCACGGTCCCGGCGGGATTGCCAATCGGCTGGTCACCGCGCTGGGGAAGGGACTCAAACAGGCCCAAGGCCGGCTGGATCCAGCGATCGTCCTCAGCGAGGCCGGCCGCAGTTATTTGCAGGAACTCACTCGCCGTCTGCGCCGCGACGCCAAGGATCCGACGCGCACCGAAGCTGATCGATCCTCTTCGATTTCATTGCTGGGCTGTCTGGCGTTCGCCGAGTCGCGAGATACGCTTCTGGGTTTACTGGACCTGCGCCAGCCCGAACCGGTTCAAATCGCCGCCGTGCGCGCGTTGGCCGATTATTCTTCCGCAGAGATCGGGCCGCTTCTCCTGGCGAAATGGCGGGAGTATTCGCCGAAAGTCCGCGAGGCGGTCGTTGAAGCCATGCTCGCCCGCTACGAACGCACTCTGGTTTTTCTTCAGGCCGTGCAAAAGGAGCAGGCCAGTCTCGCTCAACTCGATGCCGCCCGGCGGCAGCAATTGCTCCACCACCGAAACGAATCCGTCCGCGCACTGGCCCTCCAACTTTTGAGCGGCGGCCCGAGCCGATCCCGGCAAGAGATCATCGACGCTTATCGGCCCGCGTTGCAACTGAGCCGCGATCCGGTTCGCGGTGAAGCGGTCTTTCGCCGCGAGTGCATGGCGTGCCATAAGATTGGCGAGATCGGATATGCCATCGGTCCGGACCTCACGTCCTCGCCTTCGCGCGACGCGGAAGCGCTGCTCGTTCACGTCTTCGATCCGAATCAGTACGTTCAACCGAACTCCATCCAGTATGTGGTCGATGACAAAGCAGGGCGCACCTTCAGCGGCATGCTGGCTGCCCAGACCGCGACAAGCATCACGCTGCGGCAAGGCGAGGGGCGGTCGGAGACGATTTTGCGAGCCAACATCGCCGCGCTAAGCAGCACGGGCAAATCGATGATGCCGGAAGGTTTTGAGGAGCGAATTACGCAGCAGGAAATGGCGGACCTGATCGCCTTTCTCCAATCGGCGCGTCCGGCGACGCCTTCCGGCGAACCGCCGCTTCAAATCGGGACGGAGCCTGGGCTGATCGAGCCGGAGCCGTGAACGAGCAGGTTGACACCGCGGTAACCGAGACTCGAAAGTTAAATCGTTACATCGTTAAATCGAGGTTGAGAAAGGCTCCATCCGCGATCCTCTGCTCCAGCATCCGCTCCAACCATTCCCATCGGATGTTGTCGAAGTAGCCTGACTTCGATCCGTAATCAAACGCGCCGGGCCGGAGACCGGCGCTCCGGGGAATGACGCCAAGGAATCAATCGCGTTTCTCCGCCGACTCGTTCGTGCTCGACCCGCCTGGCGTTCTCCCTTAGTTTCCAGCGCCAAAAAACCAAATGACAGATCCTCGCTATAAAAAATTGGCCCGGTTGCTGGTCGAATATTCCACGGCTCTGAAGAAAGGCGACCGCGTCCTGCTCGACATGATCGATGTGCCGGACGAGTTCTCCGTGGAACTCATGCGCGCGGCCAGGAGCGCAGGCGCCATCCCTTTGATCGAAGTCCGGCACTCGCGCATCACGCGGGAAGTTCTCCGGGACACTGACGAACACCACGCGAAGTTGGTTCATGACGTCGAGCTGAGTCGCATGAAAAGAGTGCAGGCCTACATCGCGATCCGGGGCAGCGCCAATGCGAACGAAACCTCCGACGTGACGGGAGACCGCATGTCGCTCTATTCGAGAATCCTCCGCCCCGTTTTGAATTATCGCGTGAACAAGACCCGCTGGTGCGTCTTGCGCTGGCCTTCTCCAAGCATGGCCCAGGCCGCCAACATGAGCACGGAAGCGTTCGAGGATTTCTATTTCGACGTCTGCGCGATGAATTACCGGAAAATGGCGCGCGCCATGATCCCGCTGGAGCGGCGCATGAAAAGCGCGGATCGAGTACACATCAAAGGTCCAAACACGGACCTCACCTTCAGCCTCAAAGGCATCGGCGCGAAGATGTGCAAGGGAGACCGAAATATTCCGGACGGCGAGGTCTTTAGCTGCCCGGTCAAGAAATCGATCAACGGCTGCATTCAGTTCAACACGCCCACGCTTTACTCCGGCACGCGGTTCGAGAACGTGCGGCTGGAGTTCAAGGCCGGACGCATCGTTGAAGCCGAGGCCAACAACCGCAAACGGCTCAACGAGATTCTCGACACCGATCCCGGCGCGCGTTACACGGGGGAATTCTCGCTGGGATTCAATCCGCACATCCTCAATCCCATGTGCGACATTCTGTTCGACGAAAAGATCTCGGGCTCGCTCCATTTGACCCCTGGACAAGCCTACGAGGACTGCGACAACGGGAATCGCTCCGCCGTGCACTGGGACATGGTCTTGATTCAACGGCCTGAATGGGGCGGCGGCGAAGTGTGGTTCGACGGTGAATTGATCCGGAAGGACGGGCTGTTCGTGCCGAGGGATCTCAAGCCGCTAAATCCATCCCATCTGAAGTGAACCTGTTTCAAGTTGAATAAGAACTCGAAACTTGAAACTCGAAACCCGAAACTCAATTGAGTTGCGCGGTCGCGAGCCAGTGCGTTTCGCCAAACTTCGCCCGGAACCTGTCGGCGAGTTCACCGGCGTTTTGCTGGCCAAAGACCAGCGCAAACGTGGTCGAGCCGCTCCCGGACATCAGCGTTGCCACCGCGCCATGCTCGCGCAGGAATTCCTGGAATAGTTGAAGCAACGGATACTTCTTCAGCGCGGGAGCTTCCAGGGCGTTGTAGAAAGCCGGCGCGGCGGAGGAGAGATCGGAGGTTTGCAGCCGGTCGATCAGTGCCTGCGCGCGTCCCGGCTTGCCTGCCGCCGCCTCAGGGAAACGGGCCAGTTGCTGGTAAGCCCACGCGGTTGGGATGCCAAAACCCGGATACACCAGCAGAGCGAACACATCACGCAGCGCAGGAAGCGGCCCCAATGCCGAAATGCGTTCACCGCGCCCGGTGGCCAGCGCAGGGCCGGCTTGCAGAAAGAACGGAACGTCAGAACCAAGTGTTGCAGCCAATGGCATCAAACGGTCCGAGGCCAGCGGGCGGCCAAACAGTTCGTTCAAGCCGAGCAAGGTGTGGGCGGCATTGCTGCTGCCGCCGCCGAGTCCCGCCGCGAGAGGAATTCGTTTCTCGATGTGAATTCGCAGGCCATCGCTGATCTTAGCGGCGTGCAGGAAGGCCGTCGCCGCCCGGTGAACAAGATTGGTCGAATCAACCGGCAACTCAGGCTGACTGCAAGTCAGCGCGACGCCGGAGGACGCGCTGCGCTCGAATTCCAACGTGTCGAACACCGGAACCGGATGCATGACGGTTTCGAGTTCGTGAAATCCGTCCTCGCGCTGGCCGAGAACGTTCAGCAAGAAGTTGATCTTGCACGGCGAGGTCCGTTCCAGGGTCATGAAACAAAAAAGCGCCAACACGGAAGTGTTGGCGCTGGAGAGGTCAGTTCGATCAATAATCGAAAATCCGGAAGCGGCTGCCGGGAATCATCGGCGCGATATCCCCGCCGCTGAAGCCGAGGGCGTTGTCCATGCCGAACATCGGATCCGCAATCAGTTTAGGCGTGTAGCTGTCCGGATAGACCGGGTATTCCGGCAAGTAGTGAGGGTCGTATTTCGGGAACGGGAACGTGACGATTTCGTAAGCGCCGACTGCCGTGCGCGCCAGGCTGCGATTGAACCCTCGGATGAAGCCCGTGGTGTAGGTCTTGTCCGTGCCTTCCCAGATCGCGGTTTGTTCCATGGAGCGGCGGATTTCGCCAAGCCGGGCGAATTCAGTCACGTTGAGCAAGCCGCGTCCCAGCTTGCGTTCCGGCCCCGCGCAGCCCGTGGCAATGAGAGCCAGAGCCGCGAGCGACGCCAGGGAAGAGAAAGAGATGCGCATAGTTCGATTTGATTTTTGCGAGGTTATCCAGAGGTGATGACTTGTAAAGCGCGATTTCGTTCAAACTCTTTCTAATCCATCGACGTCGGCTGGTCGGAGCCGGGCGTGCGCAGTCCGGCCTCCGTCTCCAACCGCTGCCGCTTTTGCCGCTGCCAATACTTCGAGACGAGGATGCAGCCTTCGTAAATGAGCTGAAGGGCGATGGCCATGATGAAAGTCGTGAGCAGGTCCGCGGGCGTCAGGACGGCGCACAGCGCAAAGTTAACCACGAACATGTAAGAGCGGCCCTTGATGAGCAATTCATGCTTGATGATTTCCAGGCGGATCAATGACAGCAGCAGCACCGGGACCTCGAACAGGAATCCGACGCCGAGCATAAACTTGGTCGCGAAATCGAAGAATTCTTCCGCGCGCCAGGTTTCGGTCGAGAACCCGATCCACTTGTTGTAGTTGACCAGCGCGTTCAGGGAGAAGGGCAACAAGATGAAATAGCAGAACACCACGCCGACAACGAAGAACCCGGTCCCGATGGTGAACGCAACGAAGAAGAACTTCTTTTCCTTCTTCTTCAGCGCCGGCACCACGAATTCGCCTAGGAAATAAAGGATGAACGGCAGCGCGATCACCATCCCCGTGTAAAACGCCATCTTCAGCGAAATCAGGAAGCCGCCCAGCGGATTGAAAAGCTGCAGAATCTTCGACGGGTCCAGCCCGGCGCGTTCCATCGGCCAGGTCAAAATCGCCACGATCTGCTTGGTAGCGCACAGGCAAACCACCATTGCGATGATCAACGCCGAGCCGCTTTTGATGATGGTCCAGCGGAGATCTTCGAGATGTTCGAGGAAGGACTTGACCGGGCCGCCTCCGTCCTCCTCTTCCTCGACCGCTTCACGGCCCGGCTCGGACTCGTGGTGGGCCGTGGACGAATAGGCGGGAGCGAGGGGCTGTTCGTCCGGGACCGAAGCGTGTTCCTGCGTCGTGTCGTCCGAATTCTGAAGCGTCGGAGATTCTTGCCCCTCGGACGGAAAGGCGTTCTCCTGGGGTTCCTGTGGCATGGCCAAACCCGCGCGGGAAGGACTAAGGACTCAGTTGCGGAAAGCTCAGCCCTGTTTGGCTGTGCCAGTGTAAGTTCCTTCTCGGCGCTCTTCGCGTTCGCGGACTGCTTCGTTGATGTCGCCGGATTCGTTCGAGCGAGGCTGAGTGTCGGGGGGCAATTTTCGGGGCGGCGGAGGAGGAGGGGGCGCGTCCAGATTGACCGCGTTTTCCAATTCGTCCTGAACTTCCCGAGTGGATTTCTTGAATTCGCGGATGCCTTGCCCCAGGCCTCGGGCCAATTCCGGCAATTTCTTGGCGCCGAACAGAATCAGCGCCAGGAGCAGAAGCAGCAGGATTTCCCAACCGTTCAACATCGCGAACATGGTCTCATTCATAAAAAGTCTTTAAGATTTATCCGAAGCTAAGCCAGAACCGACAAGGCGTAAAGCAGCAAAACCGCTTCCTGGCATCTGAGGTCCCCTTCCCCCTCACCCTGTCCCGCTCCCTCAGGGAGAGGGGAATGGCATTCCGCGCTGAGAGCAACCTCACGCGCGCGCCCCATCGAAATGCGGCGTTCAATGCTCCCTCTCCCTAGGGGAGAGGGCTGGGGTGAGGGGGAAGGGGACATTCGAAATCCGCGACCCAGCCACTGAGAATAGCGAAGAACCGCGAAGTTCACTTTACTGGGTCTTCGGCTTGAGCAGAAGGAACTCACCGCGGCGGTTTTTCGCCCAGGCCGTTTCGTCGTGGCCCTGGACGGCGGGCTGGCTCTCGCCGTAAGTGATCGTGCCGACGCGATCTCCGCCAACGCCAACCGAGATCAGATACTCCCGCACGGAGAGCGCCCGGCGTTCGCCCAACGAAAGATTGTATCCTTCCGTGCCGCGCTCGTCACAGTGGCCCTCGACTTCGACTTTGAAGGTCGGGTTGGCTTTGAGGTGCTGGGCGACAGCGTCGATCTTCGACTTGTCCTCGGGGCGGACTTGAGCGCTGTCGAAAGCAAAGTAAACCGTGCTTTCCTTGTAGGTCTCCTTGTCGCCCCAGAAATCGCCTTTGTCGATTCTGGATCCGAACGGTGTGCTTCCGGTCGGATCGTTAGGGAGGGTCGTTGGAGTCGTTTCCGTGTTCGGAGGATGACGAGGGCCACGATCCGTTGGGTCAGTGGTCGAAGGAACGCCCGGGCCAGTCCGATTCGCACCGGGGATGGGTGTGATGGACTTGGGAACCTTCTTACATCCGATTGCGGTGGACGCCAGAATGAAGCTCATCAGCAAGAGCTTCACAAAATTGGTGTGTTTCATCTTTGTTCCTTCAACGGCGGGAGGGTTATTTGGCCCAACTGGGCTGCGACCGGCTTCCCGAATACTGGCCAAGAGTTTTGACCCGTTTCGTGTCTGCGTCAAGCAAAGAGAGGACACGGCGGTCGCCAGAGCGCGCAGTGAAGACAATCGTGCGCGAATTTGCTGCCCAGGAAGGGTCCTCGCCCCCGCAAAGAACCTCCACGGTTCCGCCCTGGGCCGGGACACGGCAAATTTGAAAAGGCCGCGTGAGCGCCGTAAAGGCGATCCATTTGCCATCCGGGGACCAATCCGGCTCCGTCACGCTGCCGACACCTGCGGTCCGAATCTTCGTCATTGGCCCGCCCGAGGCCGGGACTTTGTAGAGCGCCGGCGCTCCACCCATCCTCGAAACGACGCAGATCGTTTGGCCGTCCGGGGACCAGCAAGGCGAGGATTCATCGGCCGCGGTTTGCGTTAATCGCCTGGCATTCGTGCCATCGACATTGGAGACATAAAGTTCAGGGTTGCCGTCCTTGCTGATAATCATCGCCACGCGCCGGCTATCCGGCGAAACGGCCGGACTGAAGTTTGATCCGGGATACTTGGCGACGACGATCCGTTCTCCGGAAATCAGGTCGTGCGAGTAGATGTCCAGGTAACCGGACTTTCGCGAAGCATAAAACAGCTTTCGGCCACCGGGCGCCCAGGCGGGCGTGACCACGTCCACGCTGTCCTGGGTGGCCGCATGCGCGTTCGCGCCGTCATAGTCGGAAACATGGATCTCCCGGCGCCGTGCATTCTCGCTGATGAAAGCGATCTTGGCGCGGGAGATTCCCGGTTTGCCGGTTATTTTCTGAATGATGTCGTCGGCAAACGCATGAGCCTGGGATCGGGGCGTTCCGCCCTGGTAACGATTCCCAAGGATGGGTGTCTTCCGGATGCGGTCGATGACGCGTCCTTCCACGGCGCCGGCATTGCTGCCCGTGACGTTGAACTGGGCCACGTCTGCGGCGACAATATCGAAGCCCTGGATTTCGAGATCGAACCTCAGCACGGTCTGGACTTCGCCCGAAAAGCCGCTCAAGGAGATCGGGATCAGTTTGGAGCGATCAACTTCCTTATCGATGTCGATGGCTGGTTGCGACTGTTGCGCGAAAACAAACCGATGGGCGGCCGAAACAAGCAACGCGGCAAGGCAGGCGGTGCGGCGGACGAGCCGCCAAAATCCAGAACGTGAATCTCGAAATCTGGAACTGATCGGTGTGTCCGGCAAATCCGGTCCCAACTTGTCGTCGTCCAGTCCCTTCTCCCTCACCCTGCCCTCTCCCCAAGGAGAGGGTTCTGCCGCTGCAATCCCAGCTCGATCGGAACACGCCGGCCTGTTCCGGCGCGGGGAGGAATGCTCCGTCTCCCCAAGGGAGAGGGGCGGGGTGAGGGGGAAGGAAGCGTTAGACCTCCCACGACGGAAGCCACTGAAAGAAGCGGGAAACGCGAAGCCTTCTTCGCGGCATGCACACAATTTCGTCGGTTGAAATGTCATCCGGTGGATCTCTTGGCTTTGAGGTTGAAGTTGATATAGAAAGTGCGTTCGGTGTCTTTGGTGCCTTCGGGAAACGGACGCAGAGGATCCTTCAAGCTCAGCGCTCGCTCTACAGATTGATCGAGCGCAGGAATCCCGGATCTTCTGATGATGCGGGCCGACCTGATCGTCCCGTCTCGCAGAATGACAACCTCGGTTTTCACCAC is a window from the Verrucomicrobiota bacterium genome containing:
- a CDS encoding c-type cytochrome; the protein is MKPGLPSFVASAGFFLTLMASVRGDEPKVLAQLVRSKANYSTAEAWSTRRAELREEFLKGARLWPLPERPPLKPIIHSRREHDGYSVENVALETMPGFYCTGNLYRPLQRRRPGPAILCPHGHFKPLGRMRDEQQIRCAQFSRMGATVFSYSMVGWQDSLQTTHDDPLVLALQTWNSLRAVDFVASLEGVDPDRIGVTGASGGGTQTFFLALLDDRVKVSAPVVIVYPWAAPEGCRCEGGMPVMQAAESNAIELCAAVSPRAQLIVSVGQDQTKSFPDVGFPFVRRMYELAGARDQVENAHYAEEGHDFGRSKRQAVYQFFAKHLGLDPIPEELSKITLESPAQLEAVNLQHPLPGHAVRGAEAVAGAFERLRTGAWPQYQGRAGTRPYQSMIGAQSSHPLEGPLAEYSFKASTTNDEALIFTPPGFAKVGVPAAAPEASAAHLQIAVRHAQTRQPLFCRVNVVGPDGNFYEPKDGPLKIHSLTGQWPNWPKGWGNRPDKAPVRYFGRFFYCSGEARVDVPPGSIRVEVWKGFEYRPETRTVQVSPGETGRVEVALTHAVPLPELGYHSGDPHIHIPRASEADDQKILDLLEAEDIHFGTILAYNEPAGPYAGLMDKMASPQQRGLGRRSIMSRGSYSIVSGQEYRSSTYGHMNLFLRDDLVLAGQTVNANDWPLYGDLARQAREKGGVAFHAHGGYAQAVYADVVQGNIDAVELLQFGVYRGIGLIDWYRMLNCGFRIPIVGASDYPACRKLGDCLTYAYSPSQPNLETWLRAAAAGDSFVTTGPLLLLEVDGQKPGSRINKAGAGPHRVHARIRVRSEVAPVTHLQLIANGRVLKERLVPASEGQGRWIELEHELEVDRSAWIAARAFSLSRLGTPDAESHSNPVYVYLNGKAPYEAASLDAFVEQIDKQIAAHKARKFKEQARVLDYFERSRDILMKIREARGALSEGHPSDLARDLPAIDDAGLRTHSEEELRAFLKPVPPKPIEEALQAFETVGGFRMELVASEPLVYDPIAAAFDEDGNLYVCEMRDYPYKPRPGQPPLGTVRLLKDTDGDGRFDEAHVFADQLLWPGGVAPWKGGVFVAAPPDIWYFKDTDGDNRADVRRKVFTGFGTQNQQNMLNNLILGLDHKIYGATAGNGGIIRPGDRPSAEAISINGQDFRFDPVTEQFEPISGVVQFGNTFDDWGNRFLCSESQPLLHEVLPRHYLARNPYLPVPNAIHNLAPAPVPIFRISPIERWRQIRSSRRIAHGARPPTVAGASHHVVDAAAGVTIYRGGAYGAEYYGNAFVGDAQNNLIHRRRLKPDGATFTSERADSKTEFVRSSDTWFRPVNFVNAPDGTLYVLDMSREILEAIHIPLDVVKHLDLRSGRDHGRIYRLAPPNFRYPGSPRLSRASTPDLVAALESPHGWWRDTAHRLIYERQDQTAIEPLRRVLRKSSSPQARVHALWSLRGLNALGEEDILIGLADESPRVREHTIRLGESRLAQSSALLDKILALANDPDARVRFQLAFSLGQTSDPRDRSALAEIARSSANDRWIRTALLSSVKDAADQLLVPLLDDKSVMNAPGGQEFLEQLALVAGARRETNSVARVLERAASLTQDHGPGGIANRLVTALGKGLKQAQGRLDPAIVLSEAGRSYLQELTRRLRRDAKDPTRTEADRSSSISLLGCLAFAESRDTLLGLLDLRQPEPVQIAAVRALADYSSAEIGPLLLAKWREYSPKVREAVVEAMLARYERTLVFLQAVQKEQASLAQLDAARRQQLLHHRNESVRALALQLLSGGPSRSRQEIIDAYRPALQLSRDPVRGEAVFRRECMACHKIGEIGYAIGPDLTSSPSRDAEALLVHVFDPNQYVQPNSIQYVVDDKAGRTFSGMLAAQTATSITLRQGEGRSETILRANIAALSSTGKSMMPEGFEERITQQEMADLIAFLQSARPATPSGEPPLQIGTEPGLIEPEP
- a CDS encoding aminopeptidase; amino-acid sequence: MTDPRYKKLARLLVEYSTALKKGDRVLLDMIDVPDEFSVELMRAARSAGAIPLIEVRHSRITREVLRDTDEHHAKLVHDVELSRMKRVQAYIAIRGSANANETSDVTGDRMSLYSRILRPVLNYRVNKTRWCVLRWPSPSMAQAANMSTEAFEDFYFDVCAMNYRKMARAMIPLERRMKSADRVHIKGPNTDLTFSLKGIGAKMCKGDRNIPDGEVFSCPVKKSINGCIQFNTPTLYSGTRFENVRLEFKAGRIVEAEANNRKRLNEILDTDPGARYTGEFSLGFNPHILNPMCDILFDEKISGSLHLTPGQAYEDCDNGNRSAVHWDMVLIQRPEWGGGEVWFDGELIRKDGLFVPRDLKPLNPSHLK
- the ispE gene encoding 4-(cytidine 5'-diphospho)-2-C-methyl-D-erythritol kinase codes for the protein MTLERTSPCKINFLLNVLGQREDGFHELETVMHPVPVFDTLEFERSASSGVALTCSQPELPVDSTNLVHRAATAFLHAAKISDGLRIHIEKRIPLAAGLGGGSSNAAHTLLGLNELFGRPLASDRLMPLAATLGSDVPFFLQAGPALATGRGERISALGPLPALRDVFALLVYPGFGIPTAWAYQQLARFPEAAAGKPGRAQALIDRLQTSDLSSAAPAFYNALEAPALKKYPLLQLFQEFLREHGAVATLMSGSGSTTFALVFGQQNAGELADRFRAKFGETHWLATAQLN